The sequence TGGTGACCCCCTCCGGGGCGGGCATCCACGAGGTCGACATCAAAGTCGCCTGACGACTCGCGATAGACTCCCTCCCGTGGTGTTGTTCTTCGAGTTGATGCTGGTGGCGGCGACTGGCCTGATCACCTGGTTCGCGCTGTACACGCTGTATCGGCTGATCACCGACGAGATGTGAGTGCCTCCGACGGGGGCGCGCCGGGTGACGGTGAGCGCCAGGTCGACCGGGGTTCCGGCGACCGCGCGGTAGCCGCCGCCGCTGAGCGTGCCAAGCAGACCGCGGCACGCAACATCCCGGTCTTCGATGACCTGCCGTTCAGCGATACCGCCAACCTGCGCGAGGGCGCGAACCTGCACGACGCCCTGTTGGCGCTGCTGCCCTTGGTCGGGGTGTGGCGTGGTGAGGGTGTCGGCCACGGGGCGCACGGCGACTACCGGTTCGGTCAGCAGATCGTGGTGTCCCACGACGGCGGCGACTACCTGAACTGGGAAGCGCGGTCCTGGCGGATGGCCGACGACGACGAAGCATGCGAACCGGCCCTGCGCGAGACCGGCTTCTGGCGGTTCGTGAACGATCCGGACGACCCCGACGAGTCCCAGGCCATCGAACTGCTGCTGGCGCACTCCACCGGCTACGTGGAGCTGTTCTATGGCCGCCCGCACGGCCCGGCCTCCTGGGAGCTGGTCACCGATGCGCTGGCGCGCAGCAAATCGGGGGCACTGATCGGCGGGGCCAAGCGGCTGTACGGAATCGTCGAGGACGGCGACCTGGCCTACGTCGAGGAGCGGGTGAACGCCGACGGCGAGCTGGTGCCGCACCTGTCGGCCCGGTTGTCCCGCTTCGTGGGCTGATCCTTTGCGATGACTCTGCGCTGAGGGCGGGCGCTTCTCGCACTCTTGCGCCGTGGCCGCAGAGTCAACGCCGTCAGTGGCCGATCGCGGTGTCGACCAGTCCGGCGAATTCCTCCTCGGGCACCCGCGGGTGCAGTGCCCGGCCGTCCAAGGTGTGCACCCGCGCCGCCAGGGTGATGCTGGAGACCAGCCAAATATCCTGCGCCGCAGCCAGGTCCGCTGGCCGCAACGGGGTGTACTCGCATTGGTAGCCCGCGCCGCGGGCCACCTCGAA is a genomic window of Mycolicibacter heraklionensis containing:
- a CDS encoding FABP family protein, translated to MSASDGGAPGDGERQVDRGSGDRAVAAAAERAKQTAARNIPVFDDLPFSDTANLREGANLHDALLALLPLVGVWRGEGVGHGAHGDYRFGQQIVVSHDGGDYLNWEARSWRMADDDEACEPALRETGFWRFVNDPDDPDESQAIELLLAHSTGYVELFYGRPHGPASWELVTDALARSKSGALIGGAKRLYGIVEDGDLAYVEERVNADGELVPHLSARLSRFVG